The Vicia villosa cultivar HV-30 ecotype Madison, WI linkage group LG1, Vvil1.0, whole genome shotgun sequence genome includes a region encoding these proteins:
- the LOC131651044 gene encoding uncharacterized mitochondrial protein AtMg00310-like: protein MSKSEVFFSRNLSIPAQEDLAKVMGVRHVLGTGIYLGLPSLIGRSKKATFSFIKDRIWKRINSWRGRSLSRTCKETMIKSVLQAIPTYIMSVFLLPDGVIDDIEKMLNSFWWGGGSNSKGIRWMTWEKLTVSKEEGGLGFRDFRAFNMAMVAKQGWFIMSNPQALVSRVFKARYFPRTSFFDATLGYNPSFVWRSMWKAREVLSLGCRWSIGDGSNIKVMHEPWLRGKTRVA from the coding sequence ATGTCAAAATCAGAAGTTTTCTTTAGTCGTAATCTGAGCATCCCTGCGCAAGAAGACCTGGCTAAGGTTATGGGGGTCCGCCATGTTCTTGGTACCGGTATTTACTTGGGACTTCCGTCTTTAATAGGTCGAAGTAAGAAGGCTACCTTTTCTTTCATCAAGGATCGTATCTGGAAGCGTATCAATTCATGGAGGGGCAGGTCTTTGTCTAGAACATGTAAAGAGACTATGATTAAGTCTGTGCTCCAGGCTATTCCGACTTATATTATGAGTGTTTTCCTTCTTCCGGATGGTGTGATTGACGATATAGAGAAAATGCTCAATTCTTTCTGGTGGGGAGGTGGATCTAATAGTAAAGGAATTCGATGGATGACATGGGAAAAATTGACAGTTTCGAAGGAGGAAGGGGGCTTGGGTTTTAGGGATTTTCGAGCTTTTAATATGGCTATGGTAGCTAAACAAGGATGGTTTATTATGTCTAATCCTCAGGCTCTTGTGTCCAGAGTTTTCAAAGCAAGGTATTTTCCGAGAACTTCTTTCTTTGATGCAACTCTTGGTTATAACCCCAGTTTTGTTTGGCGTAGTATGTGGAAGGCTCGGGAGGTCCTATCTTTGGGATGTAGGTGGAGTATTGGTGATGGGAGCAACATAAAAGTTATGCACGAACCTTGGCTACGTGGGAAAACGAGGGTTGCTTGA
- the LOC131629330 gene encoding xyloglucan endotransglucosylase protein 7-like, translating to MACRILIGLLFISFLVASSASNNFNQYFDITWGNGRGKILNNGQLLTLSLDKASGSGFRSKNEYLFGKIDMQLKLVPGNSAGTVTTYYLSSLGDSHDEIDFEFLGNLSGDPYIVHTNIYAQGKGNKEQQFYLWFDPTKDFHTYSILWNPQSIIFSVDGTPLREFKNFESKGIPFPKSQAMSVYSSLWDADNWATRGGLVKTDWGQAPFTASYGNFNIQACVWTSSSGSSCSSKTTSSSNQSWLKQSLDSTGHARIQWVQKNYMIYNYCTDTKRFPQGLPPECSLA from the exons ATGGCATGTAGGATACTTATTGGCCTTCTCTTCATATCCTTTTTGGTAGCATCATCTGCTAGTAATAATTTCAATCAATACTTTGATATAACATGGGGTAATGGCCGTGGCAAAATCCTCAACAACGGTCAACTTCTTACACTGTCTTTGGACAAAGCCTCTGGCTCTGGATTTCGTTCCAAAAATGAATACTTGTTTGGAAAAATTGACATGCAACTAAAGCTTGTGCCTGGTAACTCTGCTGGAACTGTCACAACATATTAT CTATCTTCTCTTGGAGATTCTCATGATGAAATAGATTTTGAATTTCTTGGTAACTTAAGTGGTGATCCTTATATTGTTCATACAAATATTTACGCACAAGGGAAAGGAAACAAAGAACAACAATTTTATCTGTGGTTTGATCCCACCAAGGACTTTCACACCTATTCCATTCTTTGGAATCCTCAAAGCATCAT ATTTTCTGTGGATGGGACTCCATTAAGAGAATTCAAGAATTTTGAATCAAAGGGTATTCCTTTTCCAAAAAGCCAAGCAATGAGTGTATATTCAAGCCTGTGGGATGCTGATAATTGGGCCACAAGAGGAGGCCTGGTGAAAACAGATTGGGGCCAAGCTCCATTCACTGCTTCATATGGAAACTTCAACATTCAAGCTTGTGTTTGGACTTCTTCTTCAGGCTCATCTTGCTCTTCCAAAACTACATCTTCAAGTAATCAATCATGGTTGAAACAGTCTTTGGATTCAACCGGACATGCTAGGATTCAATGGGTGCAAAAGAACTATATGATTTACAATTATTGTACTGATACTAAACGTTTTCCTCAAGGTCTCCCACCTGAATGCTCACTTGCTTGA